The DNA window GGGACGCGGTCCGGCTCTGGCGCGAGTACGAGCGCGGTGACGACGACGCCCTCGAGACGCTCGTCTCGTACAACCGCGAGGACACGGAGAACCTCCGGGTCCTCGCCGACGCGGTCTGTGACTCGCTCCACCGCGACGTGTTCGAGCCGGCGATCGGGGAGTGAGCGGCGGAGCGGGCCATCACCGCCGACGTGTTTTTCAGTTGTCACCGAGAAGGGCGAACGGGTCCATGTACCGGGACATCCTGTACCCGACGGACGGGAGCACCGGGTCGGAAGCAGCGGCGGAACACGTCCAGGACCTGGCGTCGTCGTTCGGCGCGACCGTCCACGTTCTCCACGTGGTCGACACGCCTCACGGCGGACTCGGGAGGAGCGGCGGGTTCGTCTCCGACGAGTTCTCGTCGATGAGCGGACGGAGCGCCGAGACCGGCTACGAGGGGATGGAGATGTCCGACGTCGACGACGCACTCATGGAGGAAGCGGAGGCGGTCGTCGAGGAGTGGGCCGCGGCGCTCGGCGACGTCGAGACGGTGACCGAGGTCGAAGCGGGAAGTCCGTATTCGGAGATCCTGCGGTACGCCGACGAGCACGACGTCGACGCCATCGTGATGGGAACACACGGCCGCACCGGCATCGAACGATATCTCCTCGGGAGCGTCACGGAGAAGGTCGTTCGGATGGCGGATCGACCGGTGTTGACGATCCGCGGCAACGAGAGCGGGTGACTCCCCCGCTCGTCCCGCCCTCGCTCGGCTCGTCGCTCCGGGGACGCCCGTTCCGGAGCCGCTACTCTCGGTCCGTCCCCTCGTCGTCTTCGTCGGCTGGAGTACGCGGCTCGAGAGAC is part of the Halorubrum aethiopicum genome and encodes:
- a CDS encoding universal stress protein: MYRDILYPTDGSTGSEAAAEHVQDLASSFGATVHVLHVVDTPHGGLGRSGGFVSDEFSSMSGRSAETGYEGMEMSDVDDALMEEAEAVVEEWAAALGDVETVTEVEAGSPYSEILRYADEHDVDAIVMGTHGRTGIERYLLGSVTEKVVRMADRPVLTIRGNESG